A single region of the Solwaraspora sp. WMMD406 genome encodes:
- a CDS encoding isocitrate/isopropylmalate dehydrogenase family protein: MTYEICVIGGDGIGPEVTDCAEQVLRAAAGMPGGPTLRIRHAPAGLDCYRRTGDPLPAETLAAARSADGVLLGALDVAGVPTGVPNPLRNLRRGLELVASLRPSRSFPGVPGAKPDVDLLIVREITEGLYSGRERPLDEELGAVAERVVTRRASLRTAEIAFERARSRRRSVTAAHKISALRLTDSVFLDAVAEVADRYPDVAYQTRNVDACALDLVRHPEQFDVIVTTNAFGDILSDVAAGVTGGIGLAASGCVGNRWSYFEPAHGTAPRRAGQARANPVATVLSAAMLVRQLGAAEVAERIELAVAAVLADGPRTSDLGGSAGSREMTDAIVAALGVVAGTQGR, encoded by the coding sequence ATGACCTACGAGATATGCGTGATCGGGGGCGACGGCATCGGCCCGGAGGTGACCGACTGCGCCGAACAGGTGCTGCGGGCCGCCGCAGGCATGCCCGGCGGACCGACTCTGCGGATCCGTCACGCACCGGCCGGGCTGGACTGCTACCGGCGTACCGGTGACCCACTGCCGGCCGAGACCCTGGCCGCGGCACGGTCCGCCGACGGCGTGCTGCTCGGTGCGCTCGACGTCGCCGGGGTGCCGACCGGGGTGCCGAATCCGCTGCGGAACCTGCGCCGAGGGCTGGAGTTGGTGGCCAGTCTGCGACCGTCGCGCAGCTTCCCGGGGGTGCCGGGAGCGAAGCCGGATGTCGACTTGCTGATCGTGCGGGAGATAACCGAAGGGTTGTACTCCGGTCGGGAACGGCCGCTGGACGAGGAACTCGGTGCCGTCGCCGAACGGGTGGTCACCCGCCGAGCGTCGCTGCGTACGGCCGAGATCGCTTTCGAGCGGGCACGGTCACGGCGTCGCTCGGTGACCGCCGCGCACAAGATCAGCGCGTTGCGGCTGACCGACTCGGTGTTCCTCGACGCGGTGGCCGAGGTCGCCGACCGCTACCCGGACGTGGCGTACCAGACCCGCAACGTCGATGCCTGCGCGCTGGATCTGGTGCGTCATCCCGAGCAGTTCGACGTGATCGTGACGACCAACGCGTTCGGGGACATACTGTCCGATGTGGCCGCCGGGGTGACCGGCGGTATCGGGCTCGCCGCGTCTGGCTGTGTGGGCAACCGTTGGTCGTACTTCGAACCGGCGCACGGCACCGCGCCGCGGCGGGCCGGCCAGGCCCGGGCGAATCCGGTCGCGACGGTGCTGAGCGCGGCCATGCTGGTTCGCCAGCTCGGGGCGGCCGAGGTAGCGGAGCGGATCGAGCTGGCGGTCGCGGCGGTGCTCGCCGACGGACCGCGTACCAGTGACCTCGGTGGGTCGGCCGGCAGCCGGGAGATGACCGACGCGATCGTGGCCGCACTGGGCGTCGTAGCAGGTACACAGGGTCGCTGA
- a CDS encoding DMT family transporter, producing the protein MTLPIEVVALLAAFAYASSQVVSKLATRHGDVMSGLVVSLVAGAAALGVLCLATVDSWRIPASAVVLFVLAGVAGAGLGRLLMMRAVRDAGASVASPVLSSTQPVAATGFAVAFLGERPTAGRLSMLVLVVAGLWLSARGGSANRGIAVLHTGPVDLVRLLIWPVAAGAALATSDLLRKAALDIHPDAALGAFLGVATATLGWLLVTAVREPGALRRRPPAYGWFALHGVLTALAAFLLFLALRVGDLSLVAPIIAAQPVFVVMIGAVVLRNLEAVRTGTVVGALIVFGGIATSSLIDGTG; encoded by the coding sequence ATGACCCTGCCGATCGAAGTGGTGGCGTTGCTGGCCGCGTTCGCGTACGCGAGCAGCCAGGTGGTCAGCAAGTTGGCCACCCGGCACGGCGACGTGATGAGCGGCCTCGTGGTCAGCCTCGTCGCGGGCGCCGCCGCGCTGGGTGTGCTCTGCCTGGCCACCGTCGACTCGTGGCGGATCCCGGCATCGGCGGTGGTGCTGTTCGTCCTGGCGGGTGTCGCCGGTGCGGGGCTGGGTCGGCTGCTGATGATGCGAGCGGTTCGTGACGCCGGAGCGTCGGTGGCCTCACCGGTGTTGTCCAGCACCCAGCCGGTGGCGGCGACCGGGTTCGCCGTCGCGTTCCTCGGCGAACGGCCGACCGCCGGCCGGCTGTCGATGTTGGTCCTGGTGGTGGCCGGGTTGTGGCTCAGCGCCCGGGGCGGATCGGCCAACCGGGGGATCGCCGTCCTGCACACCGGGCCGGTCGATCTGGTCCGGCTGCTGATCTGGCCGGTGGCGGCTGGTGCGGCCCTGGCTACCTCCGACTTGCTGCGCAAGGCGGCACTGGACATCCACCCGGACGCGGCGCTCGGCGCCTTCCTCGGTGTCGCCACGGCGACTCTCGGGTGGCTACTGGTGACGGCGGTACGCGAACCGGGCGCGCTGCGACGCAGACCACCGGCGTACGGCTGGTTCGCGCTGCACGGCGTGCTGACCGCGCTCGCCGCGTTCCTGTTGTTTCTCGCGCTGCGGGTCGGGGATCTGTCGTTGGTCGCGCCGATCATCGCCGCGCAACCGGTGTTCGTGGTGATGATCGGCGCGGTCGTGCTGCGGAACCTGGAAGCGGTACGGACCGGCACCGTCGTCGGGGCGCTGATCGTGTTCGGCGGGATCGCCACGTCGTCGCTGATTGACGGCACCGGCTGA